In Liquorilactobacillus nagelii DSM 13675, the following proteins share a genomic window:
- a CDS encoding DnaD domain-containing protein yields MEKALKQFLQAGNMTVANLLLQNYRQLGMNEQELVLFLELSSSIQAGDSFPAIDQIASYMHCDSNQLYQLLHRLFEKKLLEIKSVTDENGKSHDVYQFDLMYEKLFWLLRQKDQQTQQQILVVDQSEIFQAIEKEFGRTLSPIEMETIEQWFSEDHYQPELILLALREAVLSQAYSLKYIDRVLLSWEKKNIKTAAQVQQLKEQQRERRLQRQQTNFSQRAAAAKKPKIPLQRWAHSDNPAGGDD; encoded by the coding sequence ATGGAAAAAGCTTTAAAACAGTTTTTACAGGCTGGAAATATGACCGTTGCTAACTTACTGTTGCAAAATTATCGTCAGTTGGGAATGAATGAGCAAGAATTGGTTTTGTTTTTAGAACTTAGCAGCTCGATTCAAGCTGGTGATTCTTTTCCAGCTATTGACCAGATTGCCAGTTACATGCACTGTGATTCAAATCAGCTTTATCAGTTATTACACCGGCTTTTTGAGAAAAAATTGTTGGAGATTAAATCTGTTACTGATGAAAACGGCAAAAGCCATGATGTTTATCAATTTGATTTAATGTATGAAAAGCTTTTCTGGCTGTTACGGCAAAAAGACCAGCAAACGCAGCAGCAGATTTTAGTAGTTGATCAGAGTGAAATTTTTCAGGCAATCGAAAAAGAATTCGGTCGAACCTTATCACCGATTGAAATGGAAACTATTGAACAATGGTTTTCTGAAGATCATTATCAGCCTGAGTTGATTTTACTGGCTCTACGTGAAGCAGTGCTCAGTCAAGCTTATAGTTTGAAATATATTGATCGAGTTTTATTAAGTTGGGAGAAAAAAAACATCAAAACCGCAGCTCAAGTTCAGCAGCTGAAAGAGCAACAGCGCGAGCGGCGACTGCAACGCCAGCAGACTAATTTCAGTCAACGGGCTGCTGCAGCTAAAAAGCCTAAGATTCCCTTACAACGCTGGGCGCACTCGGATAATCCGGCAGGGGGTGATGATTGA
- a CDS encoding DUF5590 domain-containing protein encodes MRRADQHRNQLIRTIAWALLVLVVVGAGIIYWQAAAPLNDAKKSAVAMAEKYGKLKSTSAFYWYNRQQTYYTVAGKNQANQSVYVMVAQKGGHINIYQQSSGITSQQAQQTVKSSQHPRKIVKTAFGKWKKQAVWEVTYVNKNGRMCYTLLSFKNGSLVKTIQNI; translated from the coding sequence ATGAGAAGAGCTGATCAACATCGAAATCAACTGATAAGAACAATTGCTTGGGCATTATTAGTTCTCGTGGTTGTCGGGGCGGGGATTATCTATTGGCAAGCAGCGGCACCGTTGAATGATGCTAAAAAAAGTGCGGTGGCCATGGCTGAAAAATATGGTAAGTTAAAATCAACTTCAGCGTTTTACTGGTATAATCGTCAACAAACTTATTATACGGTTGCGGGTAAAAACCAGGCTAACCAGTCAGTTTATGTAATGGTGGCGCAAAAAGGTGGTCATATCAATATCTATCAGCAAAGTAGTGGCATTACTAGTCAACAGGCACAACAGACTGTAAAAAGCAGTCAGCATCCGCGCAAAATTGTTAAAACAGCTTTCGGTAAATGGAAGAAACAGGCGGTTTGGGAAGTTACCTATGTCAATAAAAATGGGCGGATGTGTTACACTTTGCTCAGCTTCAAAAACGGTTCACTAGTTAAAACAATTCAAAATATCTGA
- the asnS gene encoding asparagine--tRNA ligase, protein MDTINIIDAKNHVDQEVKIGVWLTNKRSSGKIAFLQLRDGTAYFQGVVVKSVVGEEMFKLAKELRQEESFYVTGTIHEDTRSHFGYEIEISQVEKVGSSEDYPITPKEHGVDFLMDHRHLWLRSKKQFAIMKIRNEMIRATYEFFNRNGFIKIDAPILTGSAPEGTTELFHTKYFDRDAYLSQSGQLYEEAGAMAYGKVFSFGPTFRAEKSKTRRHLIEFWMVEPEMAFMHQEQSLEIQERYIAFLVQGVLDNCQYELKLLDRDPKVLEKYTKLPYPRISYDEAIKLLQDSGEFGNLEWGVDFGSPEETYLAEHFQLPVFVMNYPKAIKPFYMKPHPTRDDVVICADLLAPEGYGEIIGGSERAVDPEYLTEQIKKAGLNEADYQWYLDLRRYGSVPHAGFGLGLERAVTWITGEEHIRESIPFPRLLNRIYP, encoded by the coding sequence TTGGATACGATCAATATTATCGACGCTAAAAATCATGTTGACCAGGAAGTTAAGATCGGTGTTTGGTTAACTAATAAGCGTTCGAGTGGGAAAATTGCTTTTTTGCAATTGCGTGACGGAACCGCCTATTTTCAAGGGGTAGTTGTCAAAAGCGTTGTTGGTGAAGAAATGTTCAAGTTAGCCAAAGAGTTGCGCCAGGAAGAAAGCTTTTATGTTACCGGTACAATTCATGAAGATACTCGTTCACATTTTGGTTATGAAATCGAAATTTCACAGGTTGAAAAAGTCGGTTCAAGTGAAGATTATCCAATCACCCCTAAAGAGCATGGAGTAGACTTTTTGATGGATCACCGTCATTTATGGTTACGCTCGAAAAAGCAGTTTGCAATTATGAAAATTCGCAACGAAATGATTCGTGCAACTTATGAATTCTTTAATCGCAATGGTTTTATCAAAATTGATGCTCCAATTTTAACTGGTTCTGCTCCAGAAGGAACAACTGAACTTTTCCACACTAAGTATTTTGATCGTGATGCCTATTTATCACAATCGGGTCAGTTATACGAAGAAGCCGGTGCAATGGCCTATGGCAAGGTATTTTCTTTTGGACCAACTTTTCGAGCTGAAAAATCAAAAACCCGCCGTCATTTGATTGAATTTTGGATGGTTGAACCTGAAATGGCGTTCATGCATCAAGAACAAAGTTTGGAAATTCAAGAACGGTATATTGCCTTTTTGGTTCAGGGAGTTCTAGACAATTGTCAATATGAGCTTAAATTATTGGATCGTGATCCAAAAGTATTGGAAAAATATACTAAACTACCTTATCCGCGGATTTCTTATGACGAAGCAATAAAATTATTGCAAGATTCTGGTGAATTTGGTAATTTGGAGTGGGGTGTTGATTTTGGTTCTCCTGAAGAAACATATTTGGCTGAACATTTTCAACTACCAGTTTTTGTTATGAACTATCCAAAAGCAATTAAACCATTTTATATGAAACCTCATCCAACACGCGATGATGTGGTAATCTGTGCTGATTTATTAGCACCTGAAGGCTACGGCGAAATTATCGGTGGTTCAGAACGGGCTGTTGATCCAGAATATTTAACTGAGCAAATTAAAAAGGCTGGCTTAAATGAAGCTGATTACCAGTGGTATCTTGATCTACGACGCTACGGTAGTGTGCCGCATGCTGGGTTTGGCTTAGGTCTAGAAAGAGCAGTAACTTGGATTACTGGTGAAGAACATATTCGTGAATCAATTCCATTCCCACGGCTGTTGAATCGAATTTATCCGTGA
- a CDS encoding helicase C-terminal domain-containing protein, producing the protein MKSGVTYAVVDLETTGTELTGKRRLIQFSCVFLKNRKIINSFNTLVNPQQPLSAEIQQLTKIKPEKLRKAPLFEDVAATIYALLQNTTFVAHNINFDYNFLNLELERVGYPSLNLAGIDTVQLSQTLLPTLPSFKLNYLSEYLNLTHARPHQADSDAAATAELFLLLQQMINQLPLETLNILCQFRNAFLRQTGDCFVEAQQQKKQQQTALPDYLIKVENLILRRNTFQSEVQQKSEYPLTDRAKQQLFAGLLDWRQPQAEMMDSLHQALNQQIPKLLVEAPTGLGKSLGYLVPALYETAPGRSCVVSTATTALQSQLVDQVIPLLQQLLPFNFNVAVFKGSFHYLDLAKFSTALKQPQSGQSRLLQLRILIWLLVTKTGDLAELHLTKYQDPLFEQIRHTGWSSLNPESPFNAYDFLKQQRQQLQEADLIVTNHAYLMQHAAELGNQQRFLIIDEAQHLNQTALQASQQQLDFDQIKIQSDTLLVMMQSQQSFSLEDLIVQGLLPVQQARKLIHLVRIIDQQVPELREKIIRRFILPQKSSTTIFEDFISLNDLYGFLKENINQFQAVTRATEQLLELFLKLQKKFKSATFSQRLDTTAANFLAELFDWLTQLLQELTAWQYFDLSQVEQWGKSSYLKLRLPLTHEAAHLHALFGAFQTTDFLENQIYQNFDQTIFIGASLTLPHKKQNFSCQQLDLPATTPFIKLPDLFDYQSQALALIGSDGPDIVNQRSAYVNYLVSSLTEILLQAPAKQTMILFNSQAALETVYQELQNNQVGVERQLLAQGVTGSNEKIIKNFTLGSKMVLLGTGTFWEGIDLPQDQLEELIIAQLPFSSPDTPLNQLRFKKMRQQQQSPFWDYSLPEAMQRLQQGVGRLIRTPTDRGVVIILDSRIVTRKYGQQLQQALPAAMPLKILETDQISKELAKFW; encoded by the coding sequence ATGAAATCTGGAGTAACTTATGCGGTTGTTGATTTAGAAACAACTGGGACTGAATTAACCGGTAAACGGCGCTTGATTCAGTTTAGTTGTGTTTTTTTGAAAAACCGAAAAATTATTAATAGTTTTAATACTTTGGTCAATCCACAGCAACCGCTGTCAGCAGAAATTCAACAGTTAACCAAGATTAAGCCGGAAAAGCTGCGCAAAGCTCCTTTATTTGAAGATGTGGCAGCAACGATTTACGCTTTGCTGCAAAATACAACTTTTGTTGCCCATAATATTAATTTTGACTACAATTTTTTAAATTTAGAACTCGAACGAGTGGGCTACCCATCGCTAAATTTAGCTGGAATTGATACGGTTCAATTGAGTCAAACCCTTTTACCGACACTCCCTAGTTTTAAACTGAACTATTTAAGTGAATATTTGAATTTGACCCACGCTCGTCCGCATCAAGCTGATAGTGATGCTGCAGCTACGGCTGAACTGTTTTTGCTACTGCAGCAAATGATAAATCAACTGCCATTAGAAACTTTAAACATTCTATGTCAATTTCGCAATGCCTTTTTACGGCAAACTGGTGATTGTTTTGTTGAAGCTCAGCAGCAAAAGAAGCAGCAGCAAACAGCTCTGCCTGATTATTTGATTAAGGTTGAAAATTTAATTTTGCGTCGCAATACTTTTCAAAGTGAAGTTCAACAAAAAAGTGAATATCCGCTAACTGACCGAGCAAAACAACAGCTTTTTGCTGGCTTATTGGATTGGCGCCAGCCGCAAGCAGAAATGATGGATTCATTACATCAAGCTCTAAATCAACAAATTCCTAAACTATTAGTTGAAGCTCCAACTGGCTTAGGCAAGTCATTAGGCTACTTAGTGCCAGCATTGTACGAAACAGCCCCAGGCCGTAGTTGTGTTGTCAGTACTGCTACGACGGCCTTGCAAAGTCAATTAGTTGATCAAGTGATACCATTGCTACAGCAGTTATTACCGTTTAATTTTAATGTCGCTGTATTTAAAGGAAGCTTCCATTATTTAGATTTAGCCAAATTTTCAACTGCTTTAAAGCAGCCCCAAAGTGGTCAATCACGTTTGCTACAATTGCGGATTTTGATTTGGCTGTTAGTTACAAAAACCGGCGATTTGGCCGAATTGCATTTGACGAAGTATCAAGATCCATTGTTTGAGCAAATTAGGCATACTGGTTGGTCAAGCTTAAATCCTGAAAGTCCTTTTAATGCTTATGATTTTTTGAAACAACAGCGCCAGCAGCTGCAAGAAGCCGATTTAATCGTGACTAATCACGCCTATTTGATGCAACATGCAGCTGAGTTAGGAAATCAGCAACGTTTTTTAATTATTGATGAAGCACAGCATTTAAACCAAACTGCTTTGCAGGCTAGTCAGCAACAGTTAGACTTTGATCAAATTAAAATACAAAGTGATACTTTATTGGTTATGATGCAGTCACAGCAGTCATTTTCATTAGAAGATTTGATTGTTCAAGGCCTGTTACCAGTACAGCAAGCACGCAAGCTAATTCACCTTGTTCGAATCATTGACCAGCAGGTTCCAGAGCTGCGTGAAAAAATTATTAGGCGATTTATTTTGCCGCAAAAAAGTTCGACAACCATTTTTGAAGACTTTATTTCGCTAAATGATTTATATGGCTTTTTGAAAGAAAATATTAATCAATTTCAAGCAGTTACCAGAGCAACAGAGCAGTTGCTTGAGTTATTCTTGAAATTACAAAAAAAATTCAAGTCGGCAACTTTCAGCCAGCGACTTGATACAACAGCAGCGAATTTTTTGGCAGAGCTTTTTGATTGGCTAACTCAACTTTTGCAGGAATTAACAGCTTGGCAATATTTTGATTTGTCACAAGTTGAGCAGTGGGGGAAGTCTAGTTATTTGAAATTACGGCTTCCGTTAACTCATGAGGCAGCACATCTACACGCTTTATTTGGGGCGTTTCAAACTACTGATTTTTTGGAAAATCAAATCTATCAAAACTTTGATCAGACGATTTTCATTGGAGCTAGCTTGACCTTGCCTCATAAAAAGCAAAATTTCAGCTGCCAACAGCTGGATTTACCAGCTACGACACCGTTTATCAAATTACCAGATCTCTTTGATTATCAGAGTCAAGCACTGGCTTTGATTGGTAGTGATGGTCCAGATATCGTCAATCAGCGTTCAGCTTATGTAAACTATTTGGTTAGTTCTTTGACCGAGATTCTTTTGCAGGCGCCGGCTAAACAGACAATGATTTTATTTAATTCGCAAGCGGCACTAGAAACTGTTTACCAAGAATTACAAAATAATCAAGTTGGGGTTGAGCGTCAGTTATTAGCACAAGGAGTTACTGGCAGTAACGAAAAAATCATCAAGAATTTTACTTTAGGATCTAAAATGGTTTTATTGGGTACAGGTACCTTTTGGGAAGGAATTGATTTACCGCAAGATCAACTTGAAGAATTAATTATTGCCCAGTTGCCATTTTCATCACCAGATACACCACTAAATCAATTAAGATTTAAAAAAATGCGTCAGCAGCAACAATCACCATTTTGGGACTATTCATTGCCTGAAGCTATGCAGCGATTGCAACAAGGCGTTGGCCGGCTGATTAGAACTCCAACCGATCGCGGGGTAGTAATTATTTTGGATAGCAGGATTGTTACGCGAAAGTATGGTCAGCAACTGCAGCAAGCTTTACCGGCGGCTATGCCCTTGAAAATTTTAGAGACCGATCAGATATCTAAGGAATTAGCAAAGTTTTGGTGA
- a CDS encoding pyridoxal phosphate-dependent aminotransferase, whose amino-acid sequence MKFAKRVLQASPSATLALSAKAKQMVADGIDVINLGVGEPDFQTSAAIKQAAIKAINDGKADFYTPANGILPLRQAICDRLKADFGVTFQPDQVTVTVGGKFSLYVLAQTLFESGDEVLIPLPYWVSYGEQIKLADAQPIFVQPKSSSKVTVAELESARTSKTRAVIINSPQNPSGLVYSKAELMAIGEWAVEHDVILLADDMYGKLVYNGNKFTSLIQLSEPIRRQTILVSGLSKAYAMTGWRIGYTVADQAVISKMNTIISHATSNLAAVSQYAALAALTGDQSVVEKMRQAFEQRLNTIYPELIAIPGFELPQKPEGAFYLFPKVAAAVKMAGFSSTEEFATALLEQAHVAVVAGVGFGMPDHLRLSYATDLKSLQTAIKRIKEFMQQFV is encoded by the coding sequence ATGAAATTTGCAAAAAGAGTATTGCAGGCCTCACCATCAGCAACTCTAGCTCTCTCTGCTAAGGCTAAACAAATGGTAGCAGATGGGATCGATGTTATTAATCTTGGTGTTGGCGAGCCCGATTTTCAAACATCAGCAGCAATTAAACAAGCGGCAATTAAAGCAATTAATGATGGTAAAGCTGATTTCTACACCCCAGCTAATGGGATTTTGCCTTTGCGACAGGCAATTTGTGATCGATTGAAAGCTGACTTCGGTGTGACTTTTCAACCGGATCAGGTTACAGTAACTGTTGGTGGCAAATTTTCATTGTATGTTCTGGCCCAGACCTTATTTGAGTCAGGGGATGAGGTTTTAATTCCACTTCCTTATTGGGTCAGTTATGGCGAACAAATAAAATTGGCGGACGCACAACCAATTTTTGTGCAGCCTAAATCAAGCAGTAAGGTTACGGTAGCAGAGTTGGAATCAGCTCGGACTTCTAAGACACGCGCTGTGATCATTAATTCACCACAGAATCCAAGTGGATTGGTTTATTCTAAAGCTGAACTAATGGCGATTGGTGAGTGGGCAGTGGAACATGATGTGATTTTACTGGCAGATGATATGTATGGCAAACTAGTTTATAACGGAAATAAGTTTACCTCATTAATCCAATTATCTGAGCCAATTAGACGGCAAACAATCTTGGTGAGTGGTTTATCTAAAGCTTATGCAATGACGGGGTGGCGAATCGGTTACACAGTTGCAGATCAAGCTGTTATTAGTAAAATGAACACAATTATTAGCCATGCAACCAGCAATTTGGCAGCTGTTAGTCAGTATGCAGCACTGGCTGCTTTGACTGGTGATCAGTCTGTGGTCGAAAAAATGCGCCAAGCATTTGAGCAACGGCTTAATACAATTTATCCGGAACTGATAGCAATTCCTGGTTTTGAGTTACCGCAAAAACCTGAGGGAGCTTTCTATCTGTTTCCGAAAGTAGCGGCTGCCGTAAAAATGGCTGGGTTTAGTTCTACAGAAGAATTTGCAACAGCGTTACTAGAACAGGCCCATGTAGCTGTTGTGGCTGGTGTTGGTTTTGGGATGCCAGATCATCTTCGCTTAAGCTATGCTACTGATTTAAAGAGTTTACAAACCGCAATTAAGCGGATTAAAGAATTTATGCAACAGTTTGTTTAG
- the nth gene encoding endonuclease III, translating to MLTASQTQQAIKIMGQKFPDATTSLVADTPFHFLLAVILSAQTTDKAVNRLTPQLFARYPTPESLATATECEVIPLIKTIGLYRNKAKHLIGCAQGLVSKFSSQVPQTRSELMQLAGVGQKTANVILAECFNIPALAVDTHVSRVARRLAMVSPQAKVAEIEKTLKQKLPSESWIAAHHRMIYWGRYQCMARKPLCESCPLLSLCAFGKKQV from the coding sequence ATGTTGACAGCTAGTCAAACTCAGCAGGCAATTAAAATTATGGGTCAGAAATTTCCTGATGCAACTACGTCTTTGGTGGCTGACACTCCGTTTCATTTTTTGCTGGCAGTTATTCTAAGTGCTCAAACAACCGATAAAGCTGTTAATCGTTTGACTCCCCAACTTTTTGCCCGTTACCCAACACCTGAATCACTTGCAACTGCAACCGAATGTGAAGTGATACCATTAATTAAAACAATTGGATTATATCGCAATAAGGCTAAACATTTGATTGGTTGTGCTCAAGGACTGGTTAGTAAATTTTCCAGTCAAGTTCCGCAAACCAGATCGGAGTTAATGCAATTAGCTGGTGTTGGTCAGAAAACGGCTAATGTTATCTTAGCTGAATGCTTTAATATTCCTGCCCTAGCTGTTGATACTCACGTTTCTCGTGTTGCTCGTCGTTTAGCGATGGTGTCACCACAAGCTAAGGTCGCAGAGATTGAAAAAACTCTCAAGCAAAAATTACCGTCTGAAAGCTGGATAGCAGCTCATCATCGTATGATTTATTGGGGCAGGTATCAATGTATGGCACGTAAGCCTTTGTGTGAGTCTTGTCCACTATTATCGCTTTGCGCGTTTGGAAAAAAACAAGTTTAA
- a CDS encoding transglycosylase domain-containing protein — MNKQNSNYSRAKHERPVKKRRPLPKKRKPSSPIGTFFKRLFLSLIILLEIGIALGATLFFMYAKNAPVLSEQNLRSSGSTVFYDADNKKIMSLGTENRRYVSSSQIPQQLKDAVVSIEDRRFYKHHGIDPVRIAGAALANLTGSSSGLQGGSTLDQQLIKLSYFSTKRSDQTFKRKAQEAWLALKLDNTYSKEQILTFYVNKVFMGFGNYGMQTAAHYYYGKSLKQLDLAQTALIAGIPNAPTDYNPYTNPKLATQRRNEVLSAMVANKKITSAQASQAEAESITTGLVQTHNSENTNSNEKIADSYIKQVIEDLKAKGYNPYTNSLKVYTNLNMNAQKHLYQLANTDNYISYPDNRLQIASTIVNPNNGAIVAMIGGRKTGNVTFGLNRAVQTDRTNGSTAKPLMDYGPAIENLSWATYQKLKDTKYTYPGTNISLYDFDHEYQGSITMRSALVQSRNIPAIRALQAVGITKAQNFISKLGFNYSKTLEFQNGIGLYSSTLQNAAGYAAFANGGTYYKPSYIRSVETNDGETKSFSSSGTQVMQSSTAYMITDMLKDVITSSLGTGKAANISGLYQAGKTGTNSYPDDVASKFPSNADMDSWFNGYTKHYSISVWVGYDHQYETGNYLTPATAEIASYFYKNAMSYISEGKTNTDWKRPSNVYVKYVNGVRELYLAGSPGATTADSDSDDSSSSSSSSSSSSSSSSSISSMVSSSSVFSSSSSSSSSSSSEPSSSTVEPSSSNSSETSSSSSEPSSSSSSSTTTNNNNQTKNP, encoded by the coding sequence ATGAACAAGCAGAATTCAAATTACTCACGAGCCAAGCATGAGCGACCAGTGAAAAAGCGCCGACCGCTACCAAAAAAGCGCAAACCCAGCTCACCAATTGGTACTTTTTTTAAGCGATTATTTCTTAGTCTAATTATTTTGTTAGAAATTGGAATTGCGCTGGGCGCAACTTTATTTTTTATGTACGCAAAAAACGCTCCCGTTTTAAGTGAGCAGAATTTACGTAGTAGTGGATCCACTGTTTTTTATGATGCTGATAATAAAAAAATTATGAGTTTAGGTACTGAAAATCGGCGTTATGTTTCCAGTAGTCAAATTCCCCAGCAATTAAAAGACGCCGTAGTTTCAATTGAAGACCGACGATTTTACAAACATCACGGGATTGACCCAGTGCGAATTGCTGGAGCTGCCCTAGCAAATTTAACTGGTTCTTCAAGTGGACTCCAAGGCGGAAGTACATTGGATCAGCAATTAATTAAATTATCATATTTTTCAACCAAACGCTCTGATCAAACCTTTAAACGGAAAGCCCAAGAAGCTTGGTTAGCATTAAAACTTGATAATACCTATAGTAAAGAGCAAATTTTAACTTTCTATGTTAATAAGGTCTTTATGGGTTTTGGTAATTACGGAATGCAAACAGCCGCCCATTACTATTACGGCAAATCGCTCAAGCAGCTGGACTTAGCTCAAACCGCTTTAATTGCAGGAATTCCTAACGCACCAACCGACTATAATCCATACACTAATCCGAAACTTGCTACTCAACGACGGAATGAAGTTTTAAGTGCAATGGTTGCTAATAAAAAAATTACGTCGGCTCAAGCTAGTCAAGCTGAAGCTGAAAGTATTACTACGGGATTAGTTCAAACTCATAATTCAGAAAACACTAACAGCAATGAAAAAATTGCGGATTCTTATATCAAGCAAGTTATTGAAGATTTAAAGGCTAAGGGTTACAATCCGTATACCAATTCATTGAAAGTCTACACAAACTTAAATATGAATGCTCAAAAACATTTATATCAGTTAGCCAATACTGATAATTATATTTCTTATCCAGATAATCGATTGCAAATTGCTTCAACTATCGTTAATCCAAATAACGGTGCGATTGTAGCCATGATTGGTGGACGAAAAACCGGCAACGTTACTTTCGGTCTTAACCGAGCAGTCCAAACAGATCGAACAAACGGTTCAACTGCTAAGCCCTTGATGGACTATGGACCGGCGATTGAGAATCTCAGTTGGGCTACCTATCAAAAACTAAAGGATACTAAGTATACCTATCCTGGAACTAATATTTCGTTATACGATTTTGATCATGAATATCAAGGATCAATTACTATGCGAAGTGCTTTAGTTCAGTCACGAAATATTCCCGCCATTCGTGCTTTACAAGCTGTCGGGATTACTAAAGCCCAGAATTTCATTAGTAAGTTGGGATTCAATTACAGCAAAACATTGGAATTTCAAAATGGGATTGGTTTGTATTCTTCCACCTTGCAAAATGCGGCCGGTTATGCGGCCTTTGCCAATGGAGGTACTTACTACAAGCCAAGTTATATTCGCAGTGTTGAAACCAATGATGGCGAAACCAAGAGCTTTTCATCTAGTGGCACTCAAGTAATGCAGTCTTCAACGGCTTATATGATTACCGATATGTTAAAAGATGTAATTACTAGTTCCTTAGGTACTGGGAAAGCTGCCAACATTAGCGGCTTATATCAAGCTGGAAAAACCGGAACCAACAGTTATCCCGATGACGTTGCTTCTAAGTTCCCTAGCAATGCGGATATGGATTCGTGGTTCAATGGCTATACCAAGCATTATTCAATTTCCGTTTGGGTCGGTTATGATCATCAATACGAGACTGGAAATTATTTAACGCCGGCAACCGCTGAAATAGCTTCTTACTTCTATAAAAATGCCATGTCTTACATTTCAGAAGGCAAGACTAATACTGATTGGAAACGACCAAGTAATGTCTATGTCAAGTACGTTAATGGCGTCAGAGAATTATATCTAGCTGGTTCACCAGGAGCCACCACTGCTGATAGTGATAGCGATGATAGTTCATCTAGTTCATCATCCAGTAGCTCTAGTTCAAGTTCTAGTTCATCAATCAGCTCAATGGTTTCATCAAGTAGCGTTTTCTCAAGCAGTTCATCAAGTAGTTCATCAAGCAGCAGTGAACCATCAAGCAGTACAGTAGAGCCTAGCTCGTCAAACAGCAGTGAGACTTCAAGCAGCTCATCAGAACCAAGTTCATCGAGCTCAAGCTCAACTACTACCAATAATAACAACCAGACTAAGAATCCTTGA